Below is a window of Populus alba chromosome 2, ASM523922v2, whole genome shotgun sequence DNA.
AACCTCACCACCATCCTTTGCATCTATTTTGGATTCcagtttttattggatttatattaacattataatgcaaaaaataaatttaaaaaatatatatatatatataaaaaaaaaaaaaacactacctcCTTTGTTCGAGGATGGCCTTTAGTTAAAAGTAGATCACGGGTGTCCCCCCAAAATATTTTATCGCCACGAGTGCAAACTAGTATTCTCTTCCCCTTGGCTCATTTTGAAGAAGTAAAGGCCATTTCCAGCTCcacaaatttgacaaaaagacTTGCAGATCCAGATAGGAGTAAGAAATGGGTTTGCCTTTCCATTCAAGATCCATCTCTTCAATGGCCGTTCTGTGGgcaactttcttttttctagccCTCTCAACTTCTGCAGTCGTCAATGCAGACGACGCGCCGACAGTATACGAAGTGCTCCAAGAACACGACTTTCCGATCGGCCTTCTTCCCGGAGGAGTAACGAGCTACGAATTGGACGAATCCACAGGTAAGTTCACAGTCCATCTTAATAGCTCTTGCTCTTACAAAATCGATTCATATGAGCTCAAGTACAAGTCGACGATTGAGGGCGTGATAGCCAAAGACAAGCTCTCAAAATTAAGTGGGATCCAAGTTAAGGTGCTCATTTTGTGGCTGAGTATTGCTGAAGTGATCCGTGATGTAGATGAGCTCCAATTTTCTGTGGGGAttacttcttttgattttcctGTTAGAAATTTTGATGAATGCCCGGCTTGTGGATGTGGCTTTGATTGTAAAGATGTCAACTTGAGGAaaataacttcttcttcttcttcttactgATAAATGGCATCGAGAAGCGTGTTGCACATGGATGTGCTGTCTGTAATAAGCAATGACCTGACTTCCTCTGATAGCACTCTAccacaaataaattaatgaatgcTTTATCTTTCAGGAGAGGGGGTTGGATTGAAAGATAGAACCT
It encodes the following:
- the LOC118046809 gene encoding uncharacterized protein At5g01610 — protein: MGLPFHSRSISSMAVLWATFFFLALSTSAVVNADDAPTVYEVLQEHDFPIGLLPGGVTSYELDESTGKFTVHLNSSCSYKIDSYELKYKSTIEGVIAKDKLSKLSGIQVKVLILWLSIAEVIRDVDELQFSVGITSFDFPVRNFDECPACGCGFDCKDVNLRKITSSSSSY